One segment of Nostoc flagelliforme CCNUN1 DNA contains the following:
- a CDS encoding ferritin-like domain-containing protein, producing the protein MTVTYPRKFQNVLSARDILKRVVSDREIHLITLNRYRYSEQRSCKDLTEVIEQLNGQPRELVRDLSHHISDEARHAMWLTDLLIDLGSDIGTPPGTSYIDEFDRLLDKDTYDPKNNLEDGIIAALAAINITEKRGCEYFSAHIYALKEAPQTEENIKIRETIEKILPEEAGHVRWGNRWLAELARKSPEHQQKVEQAKRKYTAIEQAAFESGMDITLGAELRGVANLVEVANIMPLWQRPQYLMERLPQTLLAPELQFTRIQLAQKAWQRDPQAFMEKFVPMFLNGIQGIENNPKKTSV; encoded by the coding sequence ATGACAGTTACCTACCCACGTAAATTTCAAAATGTTTTGAGTGCGAGAGATATATTGAAACGAGTGGTAAGCGATCGCGAAATCCATCTAATTACCCTCAACCGCTACCGTTATAGTGAACAACGCAGTTGCAAAGACTTAACTGAGGTAATTGAACAGCTGAATGGACAGCCACGGGAGCTGGTGCGGGATTTGTCTCATCACATCTCAGATGAAGCTCGTCATGCCATGTGGCTAACTGACTTGTTGATTGATTTGGGAAGCGATATAGGAACTCCCCCTGGAACTTCCTATATTGATGAATTTGATCGGCTGCTCGACAAAGACACCTATGACCCAAAAAACAACTTAGAGGACGGTATAATCGCTGCCTTAGCAGCAATTAACATTACTGAAAAGCGGGGTTGTGAATATTTCTCTGCTCACATCTACGCCCTCAAGGAAGCACCGCAGACAGAAGAAAACATCAAAATTCGGGAAACGATTGAAAAAATTCTCCCAGAGGAAGCAGGACACGTCCGGTGGGGTAATCGTTGGCTAGCAGAACTTGCGCGTAAGAGTCCAGAACATCAGCAAAAAGTAGAGCAAGCCAAGCGAAAATATACTGCAATTGAACAAGCAGCGTTTGAATCAGGAATGGATATCACCTTGGGTGCAGAACTACGGGGAGTTGCCAACCTCGTAGAAGTGGCAAACATCATGCCGCTTTGGCAACGTCCCCAGTATCTGATGGAACGCTTACCTCAGACTTTGCTAGCGCCTGAGTTGCAATTTACTAGGATTCAGCTTGCACAAAAGGCTTGGCAGCGAGATCCACAGGCGTTTATGGAGAAGTTTGTGCCGATGTTCCTCAACGGCATCCAGGGAATAGAAAATAACCCCAAGAAAACATCAGTGTGA
- a CDS encoding element excision factor XisH family protein translates to MPARDIYHAAVIKALTADGWTITNDPLYLAYGGRELYVDIGAERVTIAAEKDNQKIAVEIKSFLSPSPVSDLQEAVGQYEIYRSVLKELQPKRQLYLAVPKRVYEGIFSERFGQLILNSIGINLIVFDEQLERIIRWIS, encoded by the coding sequence ATGCCAGCCAGAGATATCTATCATGCAGCAGTTATTAAAGCACTTACAGCAGATGGTTGGACAATAACCAACGATCCCTTATACCTTGCTTATGGGGGTAGAGAACTTTACGTAGATATTGGAGCAGAAAGAGTTACCATTGCTGCTGAGAAGGATAATCAAAAAATAGCTGTTGAAATCAAAAGTTTTCTGAGTCCTTCTCCAGTGAGTGACCTCCAGGAAGCTGTGGGACAGTATGAAATTTATCGCAGCGTGCTAAAAGAACTACAACCAAAACGCCAACTTTATTTAGCAGTTCCCAAGCGAGTCTATGAAGGTATATTTTCCGAACGCTTTGGTCAGCTAATTCTTAATAGCATAGGAATAAACCTAATTGTCTTTGACGAGCAACTAGAGAGGATTATCAGATGGATAAGCTAG
- a CDS encoding TlyA family RNA methyltransferase: protein MAKQRLDTLLVELNLCSSRALAQRLIQAGEVTVNQQLVDKPGTEVDITAQINIKERSPFVSRGGEKLSKALSVFAIPVAERICLDGGISTGGFTDCLLQAGAKQVYGIDVGYGQVDWRLRNDSRVILRERTNLRQLRPDELYSENDPIPDLAVVDVSFISLTKILPALWQLTQANREAVLLVKPQFEVGRSRVGKKGVVRDPNDQADAIFQVLQTAHELGWKYKGLTWSPITGPAGNIEYLLWLGMESETPPPDLEAIKQITQSATTDLRKN, encoded by the coding sequence TTGGCTAAACAGCGACTCGACACACTATTAGTAGAGTTAAATTTATGTTCTTCTCGCGCCTTAGCACAACGGCTAATTCAGGCGGGGGAAGTTACTGTTAATCAGCAGTTGGTTGATAAACCTGGTACAGAAGTTGATATTACGGCTCAAATAAATATTAAGGAGCGATCGCCTTTTGTTTCTAGAGGCGGTGAAAAACTCTCCAAAGCTTTATCAGTATTTGCCATTCCCGTAGCAGAGCGCATTTGTTTAGATGGTGGGATTTCTACTGGTGGTTTTACTGATTGTCTTTTACAAGCTGGAGCAAAACAAGTTTACGGTATTGATGTTGGTTACGGGCAAGTTGACTGGCGGTTGCGAAATGATTCGCGGGTGATTTTGCGGGAACGCACCAATTTACGGCAACTACGACCAGATGAGTTATATAGCGAAAATGACCCGATTCCTGATTTGGCGGTGGTTGATGTATCGTTTATTTCTTTAACGAAGATTCTGCCTGCTTTGTGGCAACTAACTCAAGCTAACCGAGAAGCTGTGCTGTTAGTCAAGCCACAGTTTGAAGTGGGCAGATCCCGTGTGGGTAAAAAAGGTGTTGTGCGCGATCCAAACGACCAAGCTGATGCCATTTTCCAGGTGTTGCAAACAGCCCACGAATTAGGATGGAAATACAAAGGCTTAACTTGGTCGCCGATCACTGGCCCTGCTGGGAATATCGAATATCTTTTGTGGTTGGGAATGGAAAGTGAAACGCCACCACCTGATTTAGAAGCAATTAAGCAAATAACGCAGTCAGCAACAACTGATTTACGGAAGAATTAA
- the apcB gene encoding allophycocyanin subunit beta, which produces MRDAVTSLIKNYDLAGRYFDRNAIDSLKSYFDSGTARVQAAAAINSNAAALVKQAGLKLFEELPELIRPGGNAYTTRRYAACLRDMDYYLRYATYALVAGNTNVLDERVLQGLRETYNSLGVPIGPTVRGIQILKDLIKEQVAAAGVANTTFVDEPFDHITRELSEQDI; this is translated from the coding sequence ATGCGCGATGCGGTAACAAGTTTAATTAAGAATTATGACTTAGCTGGCCGGTATTTTGACCGGAATGCGATCGATAGCCTGAAGTCTTACTTTGACAGTGGTACAGCACGAGTACAAGCGGCGGCGGCGATAAACTCTAATGCAGCTGCACTTGTCAAGCAAGCTGGTTTAAAGTTATTTGAAGAACTGCCAGAGTTGATTCGCCCTGGTGGAAATGCTTATACAACTCGTCGTTATGCAGCTTGCCTGCGGGATATGGACTACTATCTGCGCTATGCCACCTATGCATTAGTTGCTGGAAACACGAATGTATTGGATGAGCGTGTGCTACAAGGGCTACGGGAAACTTACAATTCTTTAGGAGTACCTATTGGCCCTACAGTTCGCGGTATCCAAATTCTCAAGGATCTGATTAAGGAACAAGTGGCAGCAGCAGGTGTGGCTAATACTACTTTTGTGGATGAACCATTTGATCACATCACACGCGAGTTGAGCGAACAGGATATTTAG
- a CDS encoding clan AA aspartic protease codes for MNADYEPIILLGICGADAKVHEQTAIVDTGFNGWLSLPPDFIAGLELPWKRRGRAILGDGSECVFDVYEAIVVWDEQLLTIPIDEAESDPVVGMSLMEGYRLTVEAIEGGVVKLEKL; via the coding sequence GTGAATGCTGACTATGAGCCAATTATCCTTTTAGGTATTTGTGGTGCTGATGCTAAAGTACATGAGCAAACCGCCATTGTTGATACAGGTTTTAACGGCTGGTTATCCTTACCGCCAGATTTCATTGCTGGATTAGAGCTACCCTGGAAAAGGCGAGGACGAGCAATTCTAGGAGATGGTAGTGAATGTGTGTTTGATGTGTATGAAGCTATTGTTGTCTGGGATGAGCAATTATTAACCATTCCGATTGATGAAGCTGAGTCAGATCCAGTTGTCGGTATGTCACTGATGGAAGGTTACAGATTAACGGTAGAGGCAATCGAAGGTGGTGTTGTAAAACTTGAGAAATTATGA
- a CDS encoding PEP-CTERM sorting domain-containing protein, whose product MLKYTLGATGIGLIALIMGEVIIPQQAAAISLYSITDLGSLNPTATGFDAYSAAYGINNAGQVVGNSILPSTDVFRSHAFRTAPNSAINPATDDLGTLGGNSSTGYAINDFGQVVGESKKSVYGSDYAFLWSDATGMQNLGTLGGESSVAYAINNLGQVVGSAETKEGDFHAFFYNGSGGLQDLTTLAGLSSARDINDSGQIVGSAQTQSGQNHPFLYSRSGGLQDLGTLGGDEGTASAINNLGQVVGRADTGATFEPDDPKECPCNISHAFLYSGSGTLQDLGTLGGPNSDATDINDFGQVVGSAGYLKGSTVTAPFIYSDGKMSNLNDLIPANSGWFLGSADGINNSGQIVGTGTIQDPERNYPVHAFLLTPVLEPTSVPEPSIILGSLTASAFGIVLGKKSKQQGKAKGIV is encoded by the coding sequence ATGTTGAAGTATACTCTGGGCGCTACTGGTATCGGACTGATAGCCTTAATCATGGGAGAAGTTATAATTCCCCAGCAGGCTGCTGCTATATCTTTGTACTCTATTACCGATCTTGGTTCCTTAAACCCTACCGCTACTGGCTTTGATGCTTATAGTGCAGCATACGGCATTAACAATGCTGGTCAAGTGGTTGGTAACTCAATTCTTCCTAGTACTGATGTTTTCCGCTCTCACGCCTTTCGCACGGCTCCTAACAGTGCAATTAATCCAGCAACTGACGACTTAGGTACTTTAGGTGGTAACTCAAGCACTGGCTACGCAATCAATGATTTTGGTCAAGTGGTCGGTGAGTCAAAGAAGTCCGTATATGGATCTGATTATGCTTTTCTCTGGAGTGACGCTACTGGAATGCAAAATTTAGGAACCCTTGGAGGAGAATCCAGCGTCGCTTATGCTATCAATAACTTAGGACAGGTCGTTGGCTCGGCAGAAACGAAGGAAGGAGACTTCCACGCCTTTTTCTACAATGGGAGTGGAGGATTACAAGACCTGACCACCCTTGCGGGATTAAGCTCTGCAAGGGATATTAACGACTCAGGACAAATAGTTGGCTCTGCACAAACTCAGTCAGGACAAAATCACCCTTTCCTCTACAGCAGGAGTGGAGGATTGCAAGACTTAGGCACACTTGGGGGTGATGAAGGTACAGCTTCTGCTATCAATAACTTAGGACAGGTCGTTGGTAGGGCAGACACTGGAGCAACTTTTGAACCAGATGATCCAAAAGAATGTCCTTGTAATATTAGCCACGCCTTCCTCTACAGTGGAAGTGGAACACTGCAAGACTTAGGCACACTTGGGGGGCCAAACAGCGACGCTACTGATATTAATGATTTTGGGCAGGTAGTTGGTAGTGCAGGCTATCTCAAAGGGTCTACTGTCACCGCTCCCTTCATCTATAGTGACGGTAAAATGAGTAATTTAAACGACCTCATTCCTGCTAATTCTGGTTGGTTTCTTGGAAGTGCAGATGGGATCAACAACTCTGGGCAAATTGTGGGTACTGGTACTATTCAAGACCCTGAACGTAATTACCCTGTTCATGCTTTTCTTTTGACACCTGTTTTGGAACCGACTTCTGTTCCCGAACCCTCAATCATATTGGGTTCATTGACGGCTAGTGCTTTTGGTATAGTCTTAGGCAAAAAATCTAAGCAGCAAGGCAAAGCTAAAGGCATAGTCTAG
- a CDS encoding calcium-binding protein, which yields MDITGTNEDDFLAGTIGSDRIDAFDDDDTIIALAGNDVIFGNDDEDLIVGGAGNDTIDGGNGDDLVFGDAGNDSIDGDNGVDVINGGNGNDRIIGNNDNDRIFGDAGNDTINGNDGDDILNGSDGADVISGDAGNDRVFAGTGNDTVSGGGSFDQLNGDAGNDLVQGEAGNDTVFGGTGVGNDTLTGETGTDLLIGGAGNDSLSGGDGSDRLIGVEPFAPGFRSIVNEVDTLIGGANGDTFVLGAGNEIFYDNGNNSDYALITDFNINQDFIELPESTFIAYYLY from the coding sequence ATGGATATTACTGGTACAAATGAGGACGATTTTCTTGCTGGCACTATTGGCAGCGATCGCATTGATGCTTTCGATGATGACGATACTATTATAGCCTTAGCCGGTAACGACGTAATCTTTGGTAACGATGACGAAGACCTGATCGTTGGTGGAGCAGGAAACGACACAATTGATGGTGGGAATGGCGACGATTTAGTATTTGGAGATGCTGGGAACGACTCCATTGATGGCGACAATGGGGTTGACGTGATCAATGGGGGGAACGGCAATGACCGCATCATTGGTAACAATGACAATGACCGCATCTTCGGTGATGCAGGGAATGACACCATTAATGGTAATGATGGAGATGACATCCTCAATGGCTCTGATGGCGCCGACGTAATTTCTGGCGACGCTGGAAATGATCGAGTTTTTGCGGGTACTGGGAATGACACGGTATCAGGTGGCGGGAGTTTTGACCAACTCAATGGTGATGCAGGCAATGATCTTGTTCAGGGTGAGGCTGGGAACGACACCGTATTTGGTGGGACTGGAGTTGGAAATGACACCCTTACTGGTGAAACTGGCACGGACTTATTGATTGGTGGGGCTGGAAACGACTCTTTATCGGGTGGTGATGGGAGCGATCGCCTGATCGGCGTTGAACCTTTTGCCCCAGGATTTAGATCGATTGTTAACGAAGTTGATACCTTAATTGGCGGGGCTAATGGCGATACCTTTGTTTTGGGAGCAGGTAATGAAATTTTCTATGATAATGGCAATAATAGTGACTACGCCCTGATTACTGACTTCAATATCAACCAGGACTTTATTGAACTACCTGAATCTACCTTTATTGCGTATTATCTCTATTAA
- a CDS encoding XisI protein gives MDKLARYREILRQLIFDYASHKPANGQIETEPVIDSERDHYEVLHVGWDGVRRVHGSVVHIDIINDKVWIQYDGTSQPVAEALLEAGILREDIVLGFHPAELRQYTDFAIS, from the coding sequence ATGGATAAGCTAGCTCGGTATCGTGAAATTCTTCGTCAGTTGATATTTGACTACGCTAGTCACAAGCCTGCTAACGGTCAAATAGAGACAGAACCCGTCATTGACTCAGAGCGAGACCACTACGAAGTGTTACATGTCGGTTGGGATGGAGTACGCCGCGTACATGGTTCGGTGGTACATATAGATATTATTAATGATAAAGTGTGGATTCAATATGATGGTACTTCGCAGCCAGTAGCAGAGGCATTATTAGAAGCGGGTATTTTACGCGAAGATATTGTCTTGGGTTTCCATCCGGCTGAACTACGGCAATACACGGATTTTGCTATATCTTAA
- the patX gene encoding heterocyst-inhibiting protein PatX, which yields MRAAISLLVSSLMFGPLASNCQAMVNHLSYGLPSTPASEQWLSAASEQTSDDAPRHRGSGRREVTQKSGNTYVVV from the coding sequence ATGCGTGCTGCCATTTCTCTTTTAGTCTCAAGTCTGATGTTCGGCCCCTTAGCTTCTAACTGCCAAGCAATGGTCAATCACTTATCCTATGGGCTGCCTTCTACGCCCGCTTCGGAACAGTGGCTCTCGGCGGCATCTGAACAAACTTCAGATGATGCGCCACGTCATCGCGGTAGTGGGCGTAGAGAAGTGACGCAAAAATCCGGAAATACCTATGTTGTGGTTTAA
- a CDS encoding Calvin cycle protein CP12, which translates to MTTTLNSFETAGATNLEEAIIEAISEARTTCELDGSDSAGCAVAWDIVEELQAEKSDQQQAKSKKTSLENYCDRHPESVECLIYDL; encoded by the coding sequence ATGACAACTACCCTAAACTCATTTGAAACTGCTGGGGCGACAAATCTTGAAGAAGCGATTATTGAAGCCATTAGTGAAGCGCGTACAACTTGTGAGCTAGATGGCAGTGATTCTGCTGGTTGTGCCGTAGCCTGGGACATTGTGGAAGAATTACAAGCTGAAAAATCCGATCAACAGCAAGCAAAATCAAAGAAAACCTCTTTGGAAAACTACTGTGATCGCCATCCTGAATCCGTAGAATGTCTAATCTACGACCTTTAA
- a CDS encoding DUF29 family protein, which translates to MEELLTLKDLLVKGDVQGALIIVEELTEMSRNGIIKTIRSYAVILLLHLIKQQAQNRTTRSWEVSIRNSVREIQRENKRRKAGGYYLTPEELLEILAEAYLNAIDEASLEVEEGRYEVQELEKLVNQEEIINRALALILPRESN; encoded by the coding sequence ATGGAAGAATTATTAACTCTGAAAGACTTGCTTGTTAAAGGCGATGTTCAAGGAGCATTGATTATAGTTGAAGAATTAACGGAAATGAGCCGAAATGGCATCATCAAGACGATTCGTAGCTATGCAGTGATTTTGCTGTTGCATCTGATTAAACAACAAGCTCAAAATCGCACGACTCGCTCTTGGGAAGTCTCAATTCGGAATTCGGTTCGGGAAATTCAACGGGAAAATAAGCGGCGCAAAGCTGGGGGTTATTATCTCACGCCAGAAGAATTGTTAGAAATCTTGGCAGAAGCCTATTTAAATGCCATTGATGAAGCTTCCTTAGAAGTAGAAGAAGGTCGTTATGAAGTCCAAGAATTAGAAAAGCTAGTTAACCAAGAAGAAATTATCAATCGTGCTTTGGCTTTAATCTTACCAAGAGAGTCTAATTAA
- the glnA gene encoding type I glutamate--ammonia ligase, whose amino-acid sequence MTTPQELLKRIQDEKIQLIDLKFIDTVGTWQHLTLYQNQIDETAFTDGVAFDGSSIRGWKAINESDMTMVLDPNTAWIDPFMEVPTLSIICSIKDPRTGEPYNRCPRVIAQKAIDFLVSSGIGDTAFFGPEAEFFIFDSARFAQTANEGYYFLDSEEGAWNSGKAGTDQKPNLGYKPRFKEGYFPVAPTDSFQDIRTEMLLTMAELGVPIEKHHHEVATGGQCELGFRFGKLIEAADWLMIYKYVIKNVAKKYGKTVTFMPKPIFGDNGSGMHCHQSIWRDGQPLFAGDKYAGLSDMALYYIGGLLKHAPALLAITNPSTNSYKRLVPGYEAPVNLAYSEGNRSASIRIPLSGKNPKAKRLEFRCPDATSNPYLAFAAMLCAGIDGIKNKIHPGEPLDKNIYELSPEELAKVPSTPSSLELALQALENDHGFLTESGVFTEDFIENWIDYKLNETKQLQLRPHPYEFYLYYDA is encoded by the coding sequence ATGACAACACCCCAAGAACTCTTGAAGAGAATTCAAGATGAAAAAATTCAACTGATTGATCTCAAATTCATCGACACAGTAGGGACTTGGCAGCATCTCACACTGTACCAGAACCAAATCGATGAGACTGCATTCACTGATGGCGTAGCTTTTGACGGTTCCAGCATCAGGGGTTGGAAAGCGATCAACGAATCGGACATGACGATGGTACTCGACCCCAACACTGCTTGGATCGACCCATTCATGGAAGTGCCAACACTAAGTATAATTTGTAGTATTAAAGACCCCCGCACGGGTGAACCCTACAACCGTTGCCCACGCGTTATTGCTCAAAAAGCAATAGATTTCTTGGTTTCCAGCGGCATTGGTGATACAGCCTTCTTTGGTCCTGAAGCTGAGTTCTTTATCTTTGATAGTGCTAGGTTTGCCCAAACCGCCAACGAAGGCTACTACTTCTTAGACTCCGAAGAAGGTGCTTGGAATTCCGGGAAAGCCGGTACAGATCAAAAACCCAACTTGGGTTACAAACCACGCTTCAAAGAAGGTTACTTCCCAGTCGCACCGACGGATTCTTTCCAAGATATCCGTACAGAGATGCTATTGACAATGGCAGAATTAGGTGTGCCCATTGAAAAGCATCACCACGAAGTTGCTACTGGTGGTCAGTGCGAACTAGGTTTCCGTTTTGGTAAATTGATCGAAGCGGCTGACTGGTTGATGATTTACAAATATGTCATCAAGAACGTTGCCAAGAAATACGGTAAAACTGTCACCTTCATGCCAAAACCGATTTTTGGCGATAACGGTTCGGGAATGCACTGTCACCAGTCCATCTGGAGAGACGGCCAACCTCTGTTTGCAGGTGATAAGTATGCTGGTTTGAGCGATATGGCGTTGTACTACATTGGTGGTCTTCTCAAACACGCACCAGCGCTGTTAGCAATTACCAACCCCAGCACCAACTCATACAAGCGCCTAGTACCTGGTTATGAAGCTCCTGTTAACTTGGCTTACTCTGAAGGGAACCGTTCTGCTTCTATCCGTATTCCTCTATCTGGCAAGAACCCCAAAGCCAAGCGTTTAGAATTCCGTTGTCCAGATGCTACATCTAACCCCTACTTGGCATTTGCTGCAATGCTTTGTGCTGGTATCGATGGCATCAAAAACAAAATCCATCCTGGCGAACCCTTAGATAAGAATATCTATGAACTCTCTCCAGAGGAGCTTGCAAAGGTTCCCTCAACTCCAAGTTCTTTAGAACTGGCATTGCAAGCACTAGAAAACGATCACGGTTTCTTGACAGAATCAGGCGTGTTCACGGAAGACTTTATCGAAAATTGGATTGACTACAAGCTTAACGAAACCAAGCAGTTGCAGCTGCGTCCTCATCCTTACGAGTTTTACCTGTATTACGATGCTTAA
- a CDS encoding GTP-binding protein, with protein sequence MRNLQETHLNRARASLRQALSWYGYLRKSGQLSSNPELAGLLKPELEALNSTLNKLDSNIIRIAAFGLVSRGKSAVLNALLGEKILQTGPLNGVTQWPRSVRWQPGGKVLVELIDTPGLDEIEGESRADMAREVVHQADLILFVVSGDITRTEYQALLELRRSQKPLILVFNKIDLYPDTDQGVIYQNLQQLGAGNHATCSTWGFPKTAVAPQAKPLLPDEIVMVAAEPAAMEVRVEWPDGRVSYEWETPPPQVDELKETILNILNREGRSLLALNALIQARDAEAVIAQKTIDLREREAEDIIWQFTKYKALAVMLNPIAFLDILGGTVADLALIRALARLYGLPMTSYEAGKILKTILFSSGGLLLGELGSSFLLGLGKTTAAITSGDNPSNITAFAGSAIAQAGIAGYGAYSVGKAAQVYLEKGCTWGQLGASSVIQEILSQVDQNTILYRLRQELGIKY encoded by the coding sequence GTGCGAAATCTGCAAGAAACTCATTTAAATCGTGCCCGCGCCAGTCTCAGACAAGCGCTGTCTTGGTATGGATATCTTCGTAAGTCAGGACAGCTTTCATCCAACCCGGAATTGGCAGGTTTGTTGAAACCAGAATTGGAAGCTTTGAATTCCACACTCAACAAGCTAGATTCTAACATTATTAGAATTGCTGCCTTCGGTTTGGTAAGTCGTGGTAAGTCAGCAGTTCTAAATGCCTTACTGGGAGAGAAGATTCTGCAAACGGGGCCCCTGAACGGTGTCACTCAATGGCCCCGTTCCGTCCGTTGGCAGCCAGGGGGTAAGGTTCTAGTAGAGTTAATTGATACCCCCGGATTAGATGAAATTGAGGGTGAGTCACGGGCAGACATGGCGCGAGAAGTCGTGCATCAGGCTGATTTGATTTTGTTTGTCGTGTCTGGTGATATCACACGCACTGAGTATCAAGCACTGTTGGAATTGCGGCGATCGCAAAAACCCCTGATTTTAGTATTTAACAAAATAGACCTTTACCCAGATACAGACCAGGGAGTGATTTACCAAAATTTGCAACAACTAGGTGCTGGGAATCACGCCACATGCTCCACTTGGGGTTTCCCCAAGACCGCAGTGGCTCCTCAAGCGAAACCTCTACTACCTGATGAAATTGTCATGGTGGCGGCGGAACCAGCAGCAATGGAAGTGCGGGTAGAGTGGCCTGATGGGCGTGTCAGTTACGAATGGGAAACACCACCACCGCAAGTAGACGAACTCAAAGAAACAATTCTGAATATTCTAAATCGAGAAGGGCGATCGCTTCTGGCTTTAAATGCACTCATCCAAGCACGGGATGCAGAAGCCGTGATCGCTCAAAAAACCATCGACTTACGCGAACGAGAAGCTGAAGATATCATTTGGCAATTTACCAAATACAAAGCTTTGGCAGTAATGCTCAATCCTATTGCTTTTTTAGATATCCTTGGCGGAACTGTTGCCGATTTGGCTTTAATTCGCGCCCTAGCTAGATTGTATGGTTTGCCAATGACTAGCTATGAAGCCGGAAAAATTTTAAAAACGATTTTATTTAGTTCTGGTGGCTTGCTACTGGGAGAATTAGGTAGTAGTTTCCTTTTGGGCTTGGGTAAAACTACTGCTGCAATAACCAGTGGTGACAATCCCAGCAATATTACTGCCTTTGCTGGCAGTGCGATCGCTCAAGCTGGTATCGCTGGTTATGGCGCATACTCCGTTGGCAAAGCTGCTCAGGTGTATCTTGAAAAAGGCTGCACCTGGGGACAGTTGGGCGCTAGCAGCGTCATTCAAGAAATTCTCTCTCAAGTTGACCAAAATACAATTTTGTATCGCTTGCGACAAGAGTTAGGCATAAAGTATTGA